Below is a window of Candidatus Bathyarchaeota archaeon DNA.
GAGGAGTTGAGGCAGTGGTGGATAGAGGAGAGGGATAAGAAATTGGAGATTGTGGCTGAGGGGAAAGATCCAGGCTTACCGAATAGATCTCAGTGTAGGGAGGATTGCATGTATTTCGAAGCATGCTATGGTTAGTCAAATAGTTGGAGGTAAGGCCTTGAAGATCTTTCTTGACGATTTCGGTCTCTTTCTTGGCAGAAAAAGGAATCGGTTCGTTATCAAGAAGGGGGGCGAGGTGAAGGAGATCGTTGCGGATGATGTCGAATCTATCATTTGCTGCTCAAGTGGCGTCTCATTCTCATCCAGCGCCCTGAACCTTGCAGTTAAAAACAACATCCAGGTGGTCTTGGCTCGACATGGTGGCTGGCCCTACGCAATTCTAATGCCGTCTTCTTTGACTGGTTCGGTCAGGGCGCGTAGAGAACAGTTCTTGGCATATAATGATGAGAGAGGTTTCATATTGGCTAAGAGGTTCGTGATTGGGAAACTTGTGAACCAGGCTAATCTACTTAAGCTGCTTGCGAAGAATAGGCGACAGACGAGCCCCAAACTTTCCGAAAGCCTTTACGAGGCTGGCAGGGCTATAGAGCAGGTTGCAGCAAAAGTTGATGAGTTAATGGCGGCAAGCGTTGATGAGAAACGCCAGGACTTAATGAATCTTGAGGCCGAGGCCGCTAGATCCTACTGGGGCGGTATCCAGCAAGTTGTTCCGCCAGAACTAGGCTTTAAAGGCAGGGAGACTAGGGGCGCACGCGACCCGTTTAATGCTATGCTAAACTTCGGATACCAAACAATACTATTCTCAGAGATCTGGAAGGCAGTGTGCTATGCAGGGCTAGACTTCTATGCTGGCTACCTGCATGCTGACAGGCCGGGCAAACCGTCGCTAGTCCTAGATTTAATGGAGGAATTCCGCCAGCAGGTTGTGGACAGGACGCTTATCTCCTTGATGGCGAAGGGCATGATTAAGCCTGAAGAGATCTTCGCAGAGGAAGGCGGAGAGGAGGGTAGGATCCTAAGTAAGGAGGTAGTGAAAACTCTGCTAAAGAGCCTCCAGGAGCGGCTGGACATGGAAGTGATGTTCGAAGGGCAGAGAGGCACAATCAAGGGTT
It encodes the following:
- the cas1 gene encoding CRISPR-associated endonuclease Cas1 — its product is MKIFLDDFGLFLGRKRNRFVIKKGGEVKEIVADDVESIICCSSGVSFSSSALNLAVKNNIQVVLARHGGWPYAILMPSSLTGSVRARREQFLAYNDERGFILAKRFVIGKLVNQANLLKLLAKNRRQTSPKLSESLYEAGRAIEQVAAKVDELMAASVDEKRQDLMNLEAEAARSYWGGIQQVVPPELGFKGRETRGARDPFNAMLNFGYQTILFSEIWKAVCYAGLDFYAGYLHADRPGKPSLVLDLMEEFRQQVVDRTLISLMAKGMIKPEEIFAEEGGEEGRILSKEVVKTLLKSLQERLDMEVMFEGQRGTIKGFMHNQARRIARFLLHESDYKPFTLGW